In Cicer arietinum cultivar CDC Frontier isolate Library 1 chromosome 7, Cicar.CDCFrontier_v2.0, whole genome shotgun sequence, the genomic window aaaatattaataaaataaaatacattaataaataataataattttaattttaataataataataatagtgataataataataaagtaaattatattaataaaattaattaaattgaacaaataaaatacattaaactaaaaaaaatacaaattgaagaaaaatatatatatcaaattcatattttattattattattatttttattaatttttatttattagataaaaaaacgAGGAATGTGTTATAATAATGTGTCAAAAAAGGATgtagttgttataataatgtgtcaaaacaaataaaagaaagttgTTATAACAAGAAGAAGTTGTTTAAGAACATGCCAAAATGTGTCCCTAATATTTTACCGATAAAATAATAACGTATCTTCTTAAGAGCATCATCTCTAACCAAATGATAAACGTATTTTCTTAAGAGTATCTTGAATGGTagctaaataataaatttataacggTGAGTGGACCTTATTTAATGAACTCATGTTCAATTCACTTGTAGATGCTCTAACAACTCCCtgttattaaattgaaaaagaaagaaagaaaaaataccgTTAAGAGGAAGTTGTTAAGAAATCCTTcttattaaattgaagaaacaaaaatttagttaaataaaaGGGATTTGTTAAGAAAAGAAGTTGTTATTTTATGGCAAAATATTAGAAACACGTTAGTGTAACCACTTTcttttattataacaacttcctcctatttattttatctaataaaatgaaaataataataataaaatatgaattttctgtattttttttaatttatgatatttttttctttaatttaacgtgttttgtttgttcaattaatcaattttattttattattattattattattaaaatttataatattattgtttattaatgtatttattatattaataattttttaaatttttaaatattttaattatttataatttattaaataataattaacatatttaataaaatgacaaaaaaaatgacATCCCTAAATTGCGACGACTAATGCTAAAAAATAAGACATTTATGTAGTAgcaatttgataaaaaaaaatagtatgaaaaaaaaaatcctcacATCATTCATCAAATATAATAACTTCTCGAATTATGAGACCCCACCTTAAACAAGATTCGGTTGAAGCACATAATTCTTTGACGTGGGATTTTAGGGAAGTTTTGTATCTAATGAGtactttagtttttttgtttttaaagtaGGATACTTTagttatttgtatttatttattcattaaggAATGAGTACAAATATTTACAGGCGCGcgtagatttttaatttttttataacaggGTATGTATATTTGTTATTAGTTTACTGTATTTGTTAACTAAACGAGTAGTTGAAATATTAGTTTAATGTAGtgcatatattaattaaaactatTTGTCTTCATAGATTTTGTACGCGAAACTTGCACGTATAGATTTTTGAATCATATCTATTAATAACAATGAGCTACATAAAACATTGTGAATATCACGCAGAGCATCAGACCTAATTTGGGTCATCTGAACAAAATTGAGGACACTAAAAAACTGCCAAAATTCGACTGCATTCTAACACACTTTGGGTCATCTTTGTATTGGTTCCATTATGGACTTCTACCTATTGGATTGAATTGAGTTTTATTTCTTAAATGGGGATTAGCAAATTGTACCAAATTAAGGTATTTTGCAGTTTTTTTCCACACaaaatttgttctttttttttaacttttcttgTACATGATATGGaagattaattttcttaatttaaatattattatatcatatacTACATCGTTTATAATATgttatatcattatttttttaattaaaaatttaaaaatatttaatcggttgaattttaaaataaacccATCAATTTTAcagattaataaaaataaaaaattaaaactacaattaaattaaaatatttttatatattaagtaCCTTTCAATATGCAATAATATTACATCTTAAATCTAcatataagataataaatattaaaaataatataagattatctacaaaatttattctCAACTTGATTTACACGAAATTAAGGGAATGTCATTGACTTTTGGGTTGGTTCTAATAATCCTATTATCTACGTATGTTAATTTGGTGGTTGTGATAGAAGAATTAAGAAAtagaatggttaaaaaaattgcaaatcaccgtttataataaaaactaacaatattatatatatttttttatataaatattgcaATATTAAGTCTTGCAAATAAGataatgataaattattaaatcttaataataattttcaatatattgaAATCGGAGAAGTATTTCTAAAGAAAACATtgactaaaaatattaaatttattcgattaatatattttagttatatcACATATTATCAATCTTGATAAACAAATCGTTTCACTTAAATTAtaacttaattaataaaaattaatatattcaatctatatattattaatcaaatacattaatcaaattataatctACTTGTGTATCCTgtaaaaaattacttaatagATAAAcgatttatattagtttttaaaatctaaaatccCAACGccacattaaattttaataaacaataaaattttaaaatcaacaattcCAAACGTATTAAGTTTCTAAAATcactaaattataaaatactaacatcatatttaatattctaaaattttTAATAGTAAGTGGTAGCTTTGGGTAATCTACGGTAGACTCATAATGATGGATAAATAGTCTCTATTTACATTGGAAAAAAACTTTTACTTTAAAATGATTAGTATACaaattaagaatattaatacatttaaaaaaagtttaagatatactataaaaaaaaacacttggAACGTCCCCTAATTTAGCGTGTGCCAATGTTCTACAGACCTCTGATAAGAAGAAGCTGAGGtagtatataaaaatagtacacaacttaaaaattaaaaaataaccttTGAGACCAAAAAAAAGGGAAAGAATGGCAGAGAGATTGTCCACGTAGGATGTTGAAAAAGTAAAAGGGAAACTAAATAAAAACACACAGTTTCGCGAGTCAAAAAAGCAGTAACatttatcacaaaaaaaaaaaaagaaaagcagTAACATTAGAAGACTAACTAACGGCGTAAACGGAAATGCGAACTAGTAACGGGGAAACGAACGGTGACTGTTACCTGGTACGAGAACTAACATATCAGAAGAGAAGGAACGAGAAACACCTGAGTAGTGTGATGTGAGTGAGTAGTGACTCCAGTCAACGATAGTCAAACATACATGCACCATCACATATAAACCGTTGCGTTTCGTGAAACACGAATTTCGTTTCGATTTTCTAAACGATAACAAATAGAATTCGTCTTCAAACTTTGCTTTCTGTTTTTACTTCGCCATGACTGAGCATCGCGGCTCCGAAGCTCTACCAGTGGGGCCCACTGAGCTTCTTCCGAAAGAAAACGATTCCAAAAGTTACGATAGAAACCaagtagaagaagaagaagaagaagaaaaagctGAAGAGATAGAGGAACGAGTCGGTGAATCACCGCCTGCAACCGAGTCGCAGCTAGGCAATTCTAATGAACCTAATTCAGAAACCCTAATTGATTTTCCCTCTTCAATTTTGCAGAATCAAAGTTTCGGTATGACTCAATTTCAACGACTGTTAGTTACTCTGTTTGTGTGTATTTTTTCCAtcgaattaaatatttattattatttttttaataaaaaaataatgaattgtttGGTTCATGTCACAGATTTGAAGGTGAGCCCTAATATGCTGAATTCAGATGACAAAGTTGAAAATAAGGTTAGAGAGAATTTATCGTAGgaaatttgattattatattaatactaTTAGAATATTTTACTGAAAGTGTTTTTTAAATCTCGTTTTCGTGCGATCGTTCACGGTTTTGTGGTTTTTAATTTTGTCtgagttgattttttttctttctgttttgcTTGATCATTTGTGGGAGTCGGTGATTTAGGTTTAGTCCATGGTTAGAATTGGGAAACTCGACCTTGGGAATTTTTATTAGGAGTTTTGAATGTAAGTAACTCTTATGTGTGTAGTGTCGACTGAAAATTTTGGAACGCATTAATTATTCTCCTTTATGTTCTGGATCTGAGAACAATGcagatataaatattaatttatgctTTATTGATTATACTATATTTTACTAACACTAAAATCTGGATTTAACATGATTGCTAAATGATGCTctcacaataaataattttagctAGGTGTAGGACTTATGGAATGTTATGACGGCGTTTGATTCATGTAGCCGACCCTACTTAGTGGGATAAAGCTTGGTTGTTGTTATTAGGACTTATGGAACTTGTTCTACATAAAGACTTTGTGCGACTTATGTTTCCATTTTTTGTCTCCTTAAAGCCTTTAGAAGCTTCTGCTTCATCATTAATTTGTGCTTCTCTCAGTATACAGATTGACTGATCCCATCAAAAGGAGGAATGCAATTAGTTAATTCTTAATAGAAATGAGATGCAACGTCCAAGCTCTAATGCTACAAAGTGATCTAAAATCCCATAAAAGCTGATTTACTTGCTGCATCTAATGATAGACTAGTTCCAAAATTTAGACTTGAAGTTTTCTGTAACTCCTGTATGATGTTTGTGAAGATTCTTAAGATTATTTTATCCAGTTGTTTACACTGCCCAATTCTGAATTTTAACACTGGTATTTGATATACGTATGAAATGTCTAGCCGCTGGTGCATTTAGTGGTGTTGAGCTTTCATCCAACAAACAAGGCTTCATAGTAATATATGATTGGTTTTCTTGAAAGAAATATTCCTGACACAATGcaatattttttcattcaaaTTAAGCATAAAAAAGTTGCATGTTGTGTGCATCccaatgtatttgattttttaagcACTAAAATAGGACATTTCATGCTCAGGAAATAGTCCAGACACCTCCTGAGAAGGAAATCATGGCAAGAGAAGCAGCCCAGACACCTCCAACTCAAACTGAAAATCAGCTTCAAGTGATTGTGTGTGCAACTCCATTATCTGAACTATCGCCAAATTCAGTTACAAAATCTTTATCATCTATTCCTAGTTCAACGATTCAAATACAGAAAATGTCTACTCCGAACGTTAGTAATTTGCCTGTGCCAGAAATAGGCAAAAAAAATCCTTCTGGTGGTAAAGCCTTATCTTCTGTTTCTGTTGCAAGGACACCAGCATCTGATGGATACAACTGGCGGAAATATGGTCAGAAGCAAGTGAAGAGTCCTACTACAGGCTCTAGAAGTTATTACAGGTGTACTCAATCAAGCTGCTGTGCTAAGAAAATTGAATGCTGTGATCACTCAGGTCATGTGATAGAGACTGTTTATAAAAGTGAACACAGTCATGATCCCCCGCGGAAGACTAATTCCATTagggaaaataaatttgtgtcttCCAACGAACCTACTACAGAGAACAGTGCTTTAGTGAAGCCTATCAAAGTTCTGAAGGATTCCACTCCATCCATATCTTCAAAAGCTCAAGAAGAAGCACCTTGCAGTTCTGACAAGAAACCGCAAAACTCATCTAATATCAATGGTAATGGTAAAGTTAGTTTGAATGAGGAACATCTACACGAGCCAGAGCCTAAACGAAGGCAAGTTCGCATATGAAATCATATTATTTGTAGATAGAGCTAAGACAATAAGCCTTTTCTTCTAATTGTGGCAggatataataatttatgttcTCTCCTTTAATTTGATAACCAGAAAGGAGAAAGGCGACATAATTCACTCTGATTCTCATGTAAAACCTGAAAAGAAACCCAAGTTTGTCATACATGCAGCAGGGGATGTGGGGATATCAGGCGATGGATACCGATGGCGCAAGTATGGACAGAAAATGGTGAAGGGGAACCCACATCCTAGGTAATTGCCTTTACCAACAAGCCAAGTATTCGTaatttctgttttattttattttcttttgtttaatttgTTCTCAATATGAATCTTTGTTGCGTTGATAATCAGTATCTTTAGTTGAAGATTGTGAAAGTTAAGTTGTATTTGGGTTTAAactgtgtttaatttttttgaataataaacCAAACAATTAAAAAGTCCAATAAAATTTTGCAAGCTGCATTTATTTCTTGTATGCAGTTTGAAGAATGACAACGAGGCCAAGATCTTATTTCATGCTGGGACCCTTTTTGTCCCCTACTTTGGCTAGCTTTTAAAATAGTGGCCATAAGTTTATACGAGTGGAGATCCACTTACTCTTTAAATAACTCTTGTCATCTTCACTCCTTTTAATAATTCTTTATAGACCCTTATGCACCCCAAATTCTAGATACAATGGACATatgttaatgttattttatacttgacatctatttttattttaaaaatacattgtaCCTTAAATTTAAGTCATTTGATGAAGTATCACACATCTTTTGATTTTCATGAAAATTTGTAGACTACATAAATGAAACTtgcaactttttattttttgaaggcACCTGTGTTTTGTCCATGTTTGTATTAGCTTATTTTATTCTTAGAATGTCTATGATAAAATGTTGCAAAGAGACCTTTCAGCTAAAaagctgattttttttttaaagttaagcTAAAACAAATATGGACCGAGTGTCAAATTAATAAATGAAGTTTTAGTAAAATTACTATAGGTTAGTTGGTAAATGTTGTGTTAAACTGAGTGGCGGAGCACGGATGATTTCTTTGAGAGGGCCAAATTGTTAAGGAATATACATGT contains:
- the LOC101514950 gene encoding probable WRKY transcription factor 32 — translated: MTEHRGSEALPVGPTELLPKENDSKSYDRNQVEEEEEEEKAEEIEERVGESPPATESQLGNSNEPNSETLIDFPSSILQNQSFDLKVSPNMLNSDDKVENKEIVQTPPEKEIMAREAAQTPPTQTENQLQVIVCATPLSELSPNSVTKSLSSIPSSTIQIQKMSTPNVSNLPVPEIGKKNPSGGKALSSVSVARTPASDGYNWRKYGQKQVKSPTTGSRSYYRCTQSSCCAKKIECCDHSGHVIETVYKSEHSHDPPRKTNSIRENKFVSSNEPTTENSALVKPIKVLKDSTPSISSKAQEEAPCSSDKKPQNSSNINGNGKVSLNEEHLHEPEPKRRQEKGDIIHSDSHVKPEKKPKFVIHAAGDVGISGDGYRWRKYGQKMVKGNPHPRNYYRCTSAGCPVRKHIETAVDNSDAVIITYKGVHDHDTPVPKKRHGPPSAPLVAAAAPASMSNLQLTKPGSPQNQKISTQWSVDTEGELTGEAMDLGGEKAIESARTLLSIGFEIKPC